The window ataggaaagaaagagagattgatttggaacaGACCTCGACGCTGGCAGACGAGACTCGCTGAACAATGGCTCTCATTGCTCTGACTTGGGCTCTCCTGCGGCTCACACTCCTGTGCTTAGTGCGTATGATGGAGCAGCAGGATGGGCATGCCACACTATTCATTATGTTTTTGGACTTTTTACACTCCTGATTGGAGCCGGCAATTGAAAAAAGgaggaaaacaaatttttagcCCCGTTTGGATACCTagaaaatattacatttttattatttctacccattaatgtattttttttgaaattaataaaatttatccaTTATCATCTCAAATTAAAAGAGTAATGTCTATTAATTATTCTATAAGTTAGAAAATTTAGTGCTGAAAATGTAAAGGTAAACCTTCttataaatgttatattttattttttgggtttattACATTTTACTCTTCTATCTTATAGTGTATTTTGCACATTACCTCATCGAGTTTAAATTGAACAATTTACCATTTATGCTTTAAAATTATATACGATGTACATTTTTTAAGTGACGGTGTTGCCTTAATTAGACAAAAGGTGTATATGCTCTACACGTGATCTCTTTAAATAAGGGCAAAAGAgtcatttcctttttaaaaaaactccaaaaCCGTAACCCACCCTCCTCCTACCTTCGTTCATTCTTCACCTCAATCTCTGTCGATTGTCCTACCTTCGTTGTCGTGGATCCCTTCACCGACCACCCATTGCACCACCACCTTGCCATTGGGGGAGTCCACCCTCCTCAAATCCTACACCATCACCCTCCCAATCAAACCCTAGCCCTAACACCCCCCCTAAACACATCATTTTGATGATTAGCTGCCAGTAAAACCTCAACTTCCACCTCGCTCTCCAAATATTCAATCACGTTGACAAATTCCTCCCCAATTTTACTTACAATTATGAAGTCTATCTCACCACAATAAAGCTATCAATTACTTCAAACTCACCAAATCCTGTATTTTTCAGTTTCtttaaatcttaaattttaatttattattttttcatcgCAGAAATTTAAATGAGAGAAAGGACTAGAAATGCTTAAGAAAAGTTTTCATTTtcggattttttttaaacagtttGTTGGATTTGACAATGTtgtcatttgaattttgaattgatttgctttttggatttttatattgtttttttgatcattttttgtttgacaATTTAAATTTGGTTGTTTTGGATAGTGATAGTGTTTTAATTCCGTGTTTTAATTGCTAggtaaaacaaattttttgtgAATATGAGCTTATTTGGTTGTCGAGAAAATGTggtgaaagaaaatgaagggaaaaGGAGGATTAGGTTAGGGTTTagagttttaaaatgaaatgacatttttgccttcatttattaaaaaaatgactatTTTAACCTTGATCACGCAGAAAACACGTCAttctgtaaaaaaaaatgtaatgtcatgattcaaaaaatgtatattatatgcaattataaaaaatggagGGTacattacttaattttaaactCGATAAAGCAATGTGTAAAACTCGGTATAGGTTAAgggggtaaagtgtaataaacccttATTTTTACATCCCAAAATGCTTTCTCTTGAATTATAATTTGTTTGAACTTTGGTCCCAAGCCCAGTCAAATAAAACAGAACAACAAAGAGTGGGGaacaagaaaagaataaaatcaaaacaGAAATATTCACGACATATGCATGCTACAATCTTTCCTTTTCTCCCCATGTCTTCTTCCCCTTTTCACTCCTATTGACCCCATCTTCTCCATGGCAGCTGCAAATTCTTGAAAGAACTTCTGCCTGTCCTTCCCCATGGCCTGCACCAGGGGCTTGGTCCTGGGGTCCAAAAATAGAGCTTGGTCTGTGGCTAGCAACCCCAGTTTGGCCTCCAGGTTCCCATAATATGCATTATCAAATGTGAATGGGGTGGTGACATCAAATGGTGCGACAATATCTGCATTCCCTCCAAACCGAGGGCACGACATCTTTAAGGCCTTGAGGAGCCTTGGATCAATGGCAGAGTCTGGCTGCTTTGTACCACCATAATCGTAGAGCCGGTTCACAAAGTGCTCACAGTGGGCAAAGCCAATCGTATGTGCCCCTGAGAGAACAACAAGGTCCTCCATTGTTAGTCCTTTGGATTTAAACAGCTTAATCAGCTCATCAACCGTGGAATTCGCTCGAGGGAGATTGGAATTCACTCTTGATGCCTTTGATATTTTTCCATCCCACCTACCTTTCTTCACTTGATAGTAAGGACCCCCAGCCTGCACATGGAAACCGTGAAACATTTTTGGACTGCTATAACGAGATTTATAATCCAACTCAATCATAGCTAGGCTGttcaaaccaaaccaaaaatcTTATCAGAGTAATCAAAATTATCCATGGTTGTCCTATATGTGGAACATTGTGTAAATTTTGGCAGTTGGTGCAAAATGACAAAACATGCTCTTCCCCCCACCCTTCTTCTTTGGAAGTGACATccaaattggaaaataaaaagcaaatggatgatgaactttatttaatacGTCTCTCAGACCTTTTAACAATTGAAAGAACCTTTGGACTATTGCCTAGCAATATGAACCTTTGGACTATTGCCTAGCAATATGTGCAAGTGTGACTGTTGGGGCCATTCTACTTCCCCAACAACCAACAATGACCTTCAAAGACGCATCATGACTTGGCCTTTGAGTATGAGTAGTAATATCATTGTTATTAGTATTAGGAAATTAGTCACAGAGAGGGTGCCCGCCATGTATGCTTCTCATTGTAGTTATCCTTCTAATTAGTACACTGGACAACAAATTGGAGATGAGCTTGCAGTTTTTTCTCAGTAATCCCTAAAACAAGCCTAACCAGACCGTGGTTTCCTCCATCAAAATCCCAAAACATATGCTTTGGAGTTGGCACTTTGGCTAAAATGGGATGTCTTCCAAAGAGTTGAAAATTATGCAAAATATGTAGATTACAAGGAAAGCTCAAAGCATGACAGGGACTGGTCTTAAACTTGCTGTTATTGTAATTGATGAAAATGGAGTGCAAACAAAAGGATAAGACACATTACCAGGTGGACAAAATCTCTGGCTGCAATGACAAGAATGTCAGCGCAGGACACAACACCAGGGCACTTGCTCTCCACCAATACCTTGGCCTTCCTTACGCTCTCAAAAGCTTCTGCTGCTAAGTCCCTGTTATCATAGGCATCCTTCTCCACCAGCACCCCAGTTCCCGGCTTCGATGATATCAATATCGACCCATCACACCCCTTCAatgcacaaaaaataaaaaataaaaacagaactTCAACCTTCATATTGTAAACAAAATTTTCACAGTATAGAACTGGGATGCATTTTGCGGAATTGGACTTACTTCAACAAAGCAATCGTGGAAGAAGAGCCGGATAGTGGCGGGCCCTGAGACGGGCGCTTCTTTGAACTGCTGGGCGGTGACGGAAGCCACAAGCTGTTCAAGCTGCGGGCAGGAGGTGGCGTAGTAGTTGATGGAGAGTTGGCGGTGGCGGCGAGTGGCATTAGTGGGCTTGGTTAAGGAGTATGAGGTGGGgaggaagagaaggaaaaagaagaaagaaatgagaagaaacgaagaagaagaaaaggaagagagaaGCATGAACATGATTGAAATGCGTTATCATATGGAGGAAGGAGCAGCTAGCTTAGGACAAAGGAGAAATAGTAGAGGAGAATATTAAAAGTGATGAAGACCAGGTGTGTGAGTTTTGCTGCCCAGCAGCTTGGCATGTATGTATGTGAAATATCAACACCCGTGAAACCCaatacatatatcataaatttgtaaaatataaaCTGTGGGGACTGCTGAGAAATGAATCTCATCCCATTCACAAGTCAGGAGAAACATGAAtgataattttagtttttctataTGCTTTCTTCACTTGCCTTTTCCTCTTTAACTAAATTGGTATATCATCCACCCACCAAATAAAACAACACTGTGGCCGGCCATTTGTAGCAGCTTCCTGGTAAAGGATACTAAAATTATTCCACAAAATGGATATCCTCCCATATATTATTGTATCAAAGAAGAAACAGACACGAAAGATGATTCAAATGACTTTTCCTATGTAGTAGATGATACAAATCATTTTTCCTTCTTACTAGtagtataaattaatttaatgggCACTGAGTACATGTAAGAGcttcttgatttttttgaaCCACCGGGACCACCTACCACGGAGCCTACAATGGTTTCAACTTTTTGACGAAAAGGGTAGTTTGTGCTATGCCACTATTCTACATGGTCTAATGACAAAAGGCTTTAGCTTAGTTTATTATATAGGGGGGCATTTGACTTAAAAATACTGTCTACAGATATCCATTGCACTGCACAAGCCGTGAACACTCAGCATGGGGAATCATTTCACGGGCGcctatgtaaaaaaataaacgtTCAATCATTCCTATCAGAAGACCAATCTGTCATACTCACATTAGCCAATGGCAATCActgttcaataatttttttccccttctttacAAGAAAGGGCATAAGGAGTACTAGTGTTCCCCAAGAAAATCTTTGTCGTTTTGTAGGATCATTGGCAAGAACCCAACAATACATCCAACCTCTGAAACATCCTAACATATGagagaagaaaaaggagaaaatattatcattttcctAATTTTAATTGATAGAAACTTTTGCATGCTGAATTTCAATGTCACTGGTATTTTTGTAGTCTTTCCAGAGATTGGGGGGGTGGGCACTGGGTGATACTAAAATTGAAGGCTGAGCAGAAAGCTCTGTGATAGTGGATAGAGTGATGCCCACTGGCCATTCAAGCATGAGTTCTTAAATGCAGACCCATGTGCAAGGAGGGAGGGAAATCATCAGATCATAAATACCCCTTTGGGCCTAGATTAGTCTTAGTCATTGATGCTTATTCTCAAGGGCCCAGATGAATACATAATTTATTTGCCCCCTTTTCAGTTGTGCCTTAAGTGGAGCAAGCTTTTTGTTGTGAGTAGAGAAAAAGCTGTGGACTATCTGATGGGCTCCTCGCTAGCTTTAGATGGTATATTGAGATTTTAAGTATGGTCCTGAAAAAGAGAGGTGAAGGACCCAAGAAcccaaaagtttgtttggaagtGGGAATCCACCTGGGTTGATGGTGCAATGGACTCACCTTTTTACTGGGGATATTGGGAGGGGCCAAAGTGCATTGTGCCTGaagttttatcaaattttgtttGGTACAGTCAGGGCTGGGCTAGGTTGACCTCCGGTGCCCTACGACCCAAATCTTGGCAGTTGCCACCAGTACTGAGAAAGTCGTTTGGACTCTTCTTGTTGGAATCCCTCAGAATTTCACCTTCATCACGAATGCGTGGTAGGGGCCTTATGGCCAATATACCATATTTGGAAGGTAGTTCACTAGGCTTGTGTTCATTAGAGTCAATTGGAATTCAACTGAGGATGACACAAAAAATTATGTTGGAAGTTTTTACAAGAACCTGAAAGATTCCcattcataaaattttgtaGATTGTAAGCGAATTCTGATGTTCTCTCTGTTCAATATTAATCCGTCAGTGTTGGTTTGTGTGTATGAATCCATTTCAATATAAAtaggaattgaatttaaaagCATGCAATGGACTTGACTAAGTGTTGAGCTTCAACCAGGTTTCTTAAATGTTCATTGGTAGTTGTGTCTCAACTGAATGAAGGAgatgacaataataatattgaatcTTGATCATGAACAAAAACGTATGGACCATTAATGTAGGATTCCCA of the Vitis vinifera cultivar Pinot Noir 40024 chromosome 10, ASM3070453v1 genome contains:
- the LOC100250264 gene encoding peroxidase 19, producing the protein MFMLLSSFSSSSFLLISFFFFLLFLPTSYSLTKPTNATRRHRQLSINYYATSCPQLEQLVASVTAQQFKEAPVSGPATIRLFFHDCFVEGCDGSILISSKPGTGVLVEKDAYDNRDLAAEAFESVRKAKVLVESKCPGVVSCADILVIAARDFVHLAGGPYYQVKKGRWDGKISKASRVNSNLPRANSTVDELIKLFKSKGLTMEDLVVLSGAHTIGFAHCEHFVNRLYDYGGTKQPDSAIDPRLLKALKMSCPRFGGNADIVAPFDVTTPFTFDNAYYGNLEAKLGLLATDQALFLDPRTKPLVQAMGKDRQKFFQEFAAAMEKMGSIGVKRGRRHGEKRKDCSMHMS